In the Juglans microcarpa x Juglans regia isolate MS1-56 chromosome 6D, Jm3101_v1.0, whole genome shotgun sequence genome, one interval contains:
- the LOC121235159 gene encoding heavy metal-associated isoprenylated plant protein 47-like isoform X1, with translation MKQKIVIKVQMTCDKCRTKAMKIAATSSGSVISVGIQGPDKDQLVVIGEGVDSACLTSSLRKKLCYATILTVEEVKPEKPKPPVPAPCYSPWPPPPPHPMYCEALCYRDQDPNPCRTM, from the exons ATGAAG CAAAAGATAGTTATAAAGGTGCAAATGACCTGCGACAAATGCCGAACCAAGGCCATGAAGATTGCGGCCACATCATCAGGTA GTGTGATATCGGTGGGAATACAAGGGCCAGATAAAGATCAGTTGGTGGTAATTGGCGAAGGTGTTGACTCCGCTTGTTTGACCAGCTCCCTAAGGAAGAAGCTTTGCTATGCCACTATATTAACTGTTGAAGAAGTAAAGCCGGAGAAGCCCAAGCCGCCTGTACCCGCGCCCTGCTATAGTCCAtggccaccaccaccaccgcaTCCCATGTACTGCGAAGCCTTATGCTACCGTGATCAAGATCCAAATCCCTGCCGCACCATGTGA
- the LOC121235159 gene encoding heavy metal-associated isoprenylated plant protein 47-like isoform X2, whose translation MKQKIVIKVQMTCDKCRTKAMKIAATSSGVISVGIQGPDKDQLVVIGEGVDSACLTSSLRKKLCYATILTVEEVKPEKPKPPVPAPCYSPWPPPPPHPMYCEALCYRDQDPNPCRTM comes from the exons ATGAAG CAAAAGATAGTTATAAAGGTGCAAATGACCTGCGACAAATGCCGAACCAAGGCCATGAAGATTGCGGCCACATCATCAG GTGTGATATCGGTGGGAATACAAGGGCCAGATAAAGATCAGTTGGTGGTAATTGGCGAAGGTGTTGACTCCGCTTGTTTGACCAGCTCCCTAAGGAAGAAGCTTTGCTATGCCACTATATTAACTGTTGAAGAAGTAAAGCCGGAGAAGCCCAAGCCGCCTGTACCCGCGCCCTGCTATAGTCCAtggccaccaccaccaccgcaTCCCATGTACTGCGAAGCCTTATGCTACCGTGATCAAGATCCAAATCCCTGCCGCACCATGTGA
- the LOC121235612 gene encoding uncharacterized protein At4g26485-like, giving the protein MGELISIDNNEGDQKWIRHYCSSHKILLVGEGDFSFAACLAKQFDTAVNMIATSFDSKEFLMQNYSNSRINLKELEERRCTTLHNVDAHTMIEHPLLNLKVFDRIIFNFPHAGFMFSEHDCRQIELHQELVRGFLLNAFDMLTEDGEIHITHKTAHPFSNWKIKKLAKEIGLRLLAEVEFSQWDYPGYVNKRGSGSRIDDTFPVGECSTFKFAKPCHRSLKIIHRS; this is encoded by the exons ATGGGTGAGCTAATTAGTATAGATAACAATGAAGGAGATCAGAAATGGATACGGCATTATTGCAGCTCTCATAAAATACTGCTGGTGGGTGAGGGAGATTTCTCTTTTGCTGCATGCTTAGCCAAACAATTCGATACAGCTGTGAACATGATTGCTACCTCCTTTGATTCCAAAG AGTTTTTGATGCAAAACTATTCGAATTCCAGAATCAATTTGAAAGAACTGGAGGAGAGGAGATGCACTACTTTGCACAATGTGGATGCACATACTATGATCGAACACCCTCTTCTTAATTTGAAAGTGTTCGACAGGATAATCTTCAATTTTCCTCATGCTGGTTTCATGTTTTCTGAACATGATTGTCGCCAAATTGA GCTTCACCAAGAGTTGGTCAGGGGATTCTTGTTGAATGCATTTGACATGCTGACAGAGGATGGAGAAATTCATATTACCCACAAGACGGCTCATCCTTTCAGCAACTGGAAGATAAAGAAGTTAGCAAAGGAGATTGGTCTGCGCTTGCTTGCGGAAGTGGAATTTAGTCAGTGGGATTATCCAGGTTACGTTAATAAGAGGGGATCGGGGAGTAGAATCGACGACACTTTCCCTGTAGGAGAATGCAGTACTTTCAAATTCGCCAAACCATGTCACAGATCATTAAAAATTATCCATCGAAGCTGA